Proteins co-encoded in one Cytobacillus sp. NJ13 genomic window:
- a CDS encoding aldo/keto reductase family oxidoreductase yields MDRVQMAEDLSFSRIVHGLWRLADWKFSDEELITLIERCFELGVTTFDHADIYGSYTCESLFGRALEKKPELREKMEIVTKCGIVLRSPNRPEHKSHHYNTGKNHIIASVEKSLQNLKTDYIDTLLIHRPDPFMDPEEVAEAFSALKAAGKVRHFGVSNFKSHQFTMLQSYLDMNLITNQIELSAYHLENYEDGTLNLCMEKRIAPMAWSPLAGGKIFSGTEEKSARLKAALHKVAKEIGACDIDEVLFSWLLNHPARIMPIVGSGKIERIERAAGSLSYKLNRDQWFEILQSSMGHDVP; encoded by the coding sequence TTGGATAGAGTGCAGATGGCAGAGGATCTGTCGTTTTCAAGAATCGTACATGGTCTATGGAGACTGGCTGACTGGAAATTTTCAGATGAAGAATTAATCACCTTAATAGAAAGGTGTTTTGAGCTGGGAGTAACGACATTTGATCATGCCGATATATATGGCAGCTATACATGTGAAAGCCTGTTTGGAAGGGCTCTTGAGAAAAAGCCGGAGCTCCGTGAAAAAATGGAAATTGTAACGAAATGCGGGATTGTACTCCGGTCACCAAACCGCCCTGAGCATAAATCCCATCATTATAATACCGGAAAAAACCATATTATTGCTTCGGTTGAGAAGTCTTTGCAAAATCTGAAGACAGATTACATAGATACCTTGCTCATTCATCGTCCTGATCCTTTTATGGATCCTGAAGAAGTTGCTGAGGCATTTTCAGCTTTAAAGGCTGCCGGCAAGGTAAGGCATTTTGGAGTATCCAATTTTAAAAGCCACCAGTTTACGATGCTTCAGTCATACCTTGATATGAATCTGATTACAAATCAAATTGAACTTTCTGCCTATCATCTGGAGAACTATGAGGATGGCACATTAAATCTGTGCATGGAAAAAAGAATCGCTCCGATGGCCTGGTCCCCTTTGGCAGGAGGCAAAATTTTTAGCGGTACTGAAGAAAAATCAGCACGCCTTAAAGCAGCATTACATAAAGTCGCAAAGGAAATCGGTGCATGTGATATTGATGAAGTTTTATTTTCCTGGCTCTTAAATCATCCTGCCCGGATCATGCCAATTGTCGGATCCGGCAAGATTGAAAGAATTGAACGTGCAGCCGGTTCATTATCTTACAAACTTAACAGGGACCAGTGGTTTGAGATTCTTCAAAGTTCAATGGGGCATGATGTGCCTTAA